In one window of Astyanax mexicanus isolate ESR-SI-001 chromosome 18, AstMex3_surface, whole genome shotgun sequence DNA:
- the npat gene encoding protein NPAT isoform X2: MLLPSDVARLVLGYLQQEGLSSTSRAFILESPNLREYAEHSSDDGAIPACVFSLFGKNLTTILNEYVAARAKETCQENQIPAMMTSLWKKLDFTLNQIKSMQNSPAVQQIQRLRTQNSIQNRRCQRNLSTSQTSSTEGLSVSTPRNCVASPIAAPQGMLGHSTPVCYTSQQTRPSTLSLSQPGDSTLQIILPDQRFTPGPLSPARRKCDSPRRRGGGQSGTSRSSAVPSTLSVETQSQEAVTENLSQMVIENAREKILNDRSLQEKLAENINKILASDNSPQISKAACSAVEQEQSIDEILGLQGEIHMTDDAIQDILEHTESDPAFQALFDLFDYGKTKTAEDSEPAGESFSNSTQESDETGHADSATDTGTGHEDSTSGTETTTRKLRSKNVPELKNKKKSSVSPNTGRLATASQSRSLRKRTEATKGSTPAKKGTSKSKVSVCDKQTRPSCSKSKRQLNNKADIQSTSSASLSEEGTSMVIDEQSDEMSETLSPQKVFQPVLQESSSINSKATNVKTSKGTSASSIHAKPTPGVAAEAEKQGTALLSAKQNCSTPVAPKISGQSTVESLLHKQTHNTDVLNKISSQQPATNKVFLPATEGNDTGLKQTMLSTSKGINPPSAATPTPSATACVPQSQTTAEPDPNKIVALKIIISDEQEEQNNESALNQAVSSISEERIPTIFLSSPAKSPAKVLSAPTSSITPEETAQAVSSLQGVDATGAPILSIQNAPQPSPARPLSVAGQETGFIQLLSTNTAIGGQSSFFVVTDPTVAQGSASSASQLVATPPRSRAVVTMAANVSQTFSPASAIIISSPVQPVLQNMAVPVSVFGQSNTGNVTVLPNQMLALPGPTLVNQPARGVAKPKLMPKDSADLGKNGKHGSNQVSNSSQSSEQVKTASGASPSHRRILCFDETTGQANTASTCASSGVQDRSRTGQIQPCSLASSGAQKRDSSGTRDSQKAVVHQQQKEHKKSMQNEINTNQAAGVSISPNNSTQQDLQSQLVSNREANLTVSQDTSQSLKCTTQPTSHKPTTVRKDTSQKESLQVTPQKSPEEPPKISTSQDSPGITANKENEVDGDQRQLAAPSAPTARPSTPVSQSMSNKPSSKTSPLTKQAIEMLQDIQSQSPTATTPRRKGTGCLDLPLPRTPGSGRLQEDFMEGLRTPSRQRLGRDAEGTPRQLAPPATPDIPSCSPASEAGSENSINMAAHTLMILSRAARTGGPLKDSLRQEEAGLAKTSASKGKKRKHTEPSPSAKKELQLSGSSGSKKKSKKQKKLLDSFPHDLDVDKFLSSLHYDE, from the exons ATGCTGCTACCTTCAGATGTGGCGAGACTCGTACTCG GATACCTTCAGCAGGAAGGACTGAGTTCCACAAGTCGAGCATTTATACTGGAAAGTCCTAATTTGAGGGAATATGCTGAACACAGCTCTGATGATGGAGCTATCCCTGCCTGCGTGTTT TCTCTTTTTGGAAAAAACCTGACCACGATTTTAAATGAATATGTTGCTGCTAGAGCGAAAG AAACATGTCAGGAGAATCAGATACCAGCCATGATGACATCTTTATGGAAAAAGCTGGATTTTACACTAAACCAGATAAA ATCGATGCAAAACTCTCCTGCTGTTCAACAAATACAGAGAC TCCGAACCCAGAACAGCATTCAGAACAGGCGATGTCAGAGAAATCTGTCCACATCTCAGACTTCTAGCACAGAGGGTCTGTCAGTATCGACTCCTAGAAACTGTGTTGCCAGTCCAATCGCAGCTCCTCAGGGCATGCTTGGACACTCCACCCCAGTTTGCTACACTTCCCAGCAGACCAGACCCTCAACCCTAAGCCTCTCTCAACCAG GAGACTCAACTTTACAAATAATACTGCCTGATCAAAGATTTACCCCAGGACCTCTCTCTCCAGCACGCAGGAAATG TGACTCACCTAGGCGAAGGGGTGGAGGCCAGAGTGGAACTAGTAGAAGCTCTGCAGTTCCCAGCACCCTCAGTGTGGAAACACAGAGCCAGGAGGCAGTGACCGAGAACTTATCT CAAATGGTGATTGAAAATGCACGAGAAAAAATTCTCAATGACAGATCCTTGCAAGAAAAACTAGCTGAGAATATCAACAAAATCTTGgcaag TGATAACAGCCCCCAGATATCGAAGGCAGCTTGCAGCGCAGTGGAGCAGGAGCAGTCGATAGATGAAATACTGGGTCTGCAG GGAGAAATCCATATGACTGATGATGCCATCCAAGACATTCTCGAGCACACTGAGTCAGACCCTGCCTTTCAGGCTCTGTTTGATCTCTTCGATTATG gaaaaactaaaacagctGAAGACAGTGAGCCAGCTGGTGAAAGTTTCAGCAACAGTACTCAGGAAAGTGATGAGACTGGCCATGCAGACAGTGCTACAGACACAG GCACTGGACACGAAGACTCAACATCAGGAACTGAGACTACCACAAGAAAACTAAGGAGCAAGAATGTTCCAGaattgaaaaacaaaaagaagtcaTCTGTTTCTCCCAACACAGGCAGACTGGCTACAGCTTCTCAGTCACGTTCACTGCGAAAGAGAACAGAAGCTACAAAAGGAAGTACACCAGCAAAAAAAGGAACCAGCAAGAGCAAAGTTTCAGTCTGTGATAAACAGACAAGACCCTCTTGCTCTAAATCTAAAAGGCAGTTAAACAACAAAGCTGATATACAATCCACATCAAGTGCCTCTCTGTCTGAGGAAGGAACAAGCATGGTAATAGATGAACAGTCAGACGAAATGTCTGAAACACTTAGTCCTCAGAAAGTTTTCCAGCCAGTCCTTCAGGAGAGCTCTAGTATTAACAGCAAGGCCACCAATGTGAAGACCAGTAAAGGAACCTCAGCATCTAGCATCCATGCGAAACCCACTCCTGGTGTTGCAGCAGAAGCAGAGAAGCAGGGAACTGCACTATTATCTGCAAAACAAAACTGTTCCACACCTGTAGCACCTAAAATTTCAGGCCAAAGCACAGTTGAATCTTTActccacaaacaaacacacaacactgATGTTCTAAACAAAATATCATCTCAGCAGCCTGCAACAAATAAGGTTTTTCTACCTGCCACTGAAGGGAATGATACAGGCCTTAAACAAACCATGCTCAGCACTTCAAAAGGTATTAATCCTCCTTCTGCAGCCACTCCCACTCCATCTGCAACAGCCTGTGTTCCTCAGTCCCAAACCACAGCAGAGCCCGACCCTAATAAGATAGTGGCTCTGAAAATCATCATCAGTGACGAGCAGGAAGAACAGAACAACGAGTCTGCTCTAAACCAGGCTGTTTCCAGCATCAGCGAAGAACGTATCCCAACCATCTTCCTTTCATCCCCTGCTAAATCTCCAGCCAAGGTCCTGTCTGCTCCAACCTCCTCCATAACTCCAGAGGAGACTGCACAGGCAGTCAGCAGTTTACAGGGCGTTGATGCCACTGGAGCACCAATATTAAGCATCCAGAACGCTCCGCAGCCTTCCCCGGCCCGTCCACTGAGCGTGGCTGGTCAGGAGACAGGCTTCATCCAGCTGTTATCTACCAACACAGCAATTGGAGGACAAAGCAGCTTTTTTGTTGTGACTGATCCAACTGTTGCACAAGGATCAGCATCTTCTGCATCGCAGCTGGTGGCTACACCACCTCGATCACGAGCTGTTGTGACCATGGCTGCAAATGTATCTCAGACCTTCTCACCTG caTCAGCCATCATCATTTCCTCCCCAGTTCAGCCTGTGCTACAGAATATGGCAGTTCCAGTGTCTGTATTTGGGCAGAGCAACACAGGAAATGTTACAGTGCTACCCAATCAG ATGTTGGCTTTGCCTGGTCCAACATTGGTGAACCAACCTGCCAGGGGTGTGGCAAAACCCAAACTGATGCCTAAGGACAGTGCTGACCTGG gaaaaaatggaaaacatGGATCCAATCAGGTTTCCAACTCCTCTCAAAGTTCAGAGCAGGTAAAGACAGCTAGTGGAGCAAGTCCTTCTCATCGGAGAATACTTTGCTTTGATGAAACGACTGGCCAAGCAAATACAGCAAGCACTTGCGCTTCCTCTGGTGTACAAGACCGATCAAGGACAGGCCAGATCCAGCCTTGTAGTTTGGCCAGCAGTGGTGCGCAGAAGAGGGATAGTTCAGGAACGAGAGACTCTCAGAAAGCTGTTGTTCATCAGCAGCAAAAAGAGCATAAAAAAAGCATGCAGAATGAAATTAATACCAATCAAGCTGCAGGTGTCAGCATTTCCCCAAACAATTCCACACAGCAAGATCTGCAGTCACAGCTTGTGTCGAATAGGGAAGCTAACTTAACTGTATCACAAGACACAAGCCAGAGTTTAAAGTGTACCACTCAACCTACAAGCCACAAACCTACCACAGTCAGGAAAGACACTTCACAAAAAGAATCTCTTCAAGTAACTCCTCAGAAATCACCAGAGGAACCTCCCAAGATCAGCACTTCACAGGACTCTCCCGGCATCACTGCAAACAAGGAGAACGAGGTAGATGGAGATCAACGTCAATTAGCAGCACCTTCAGCACCTACAGCACGACCCTCTACACCTGTATCTCAAAGCATGTCTAATAAACCTTCTAGCAAGACCAGTCCACTCACCAAGCAGGCCATAGAGATGCTGCAGGACATACAGAGCCAAAGTCCTACTGCCACCACACCCAGGAGGAAAGGAACTGGCTGCTTGGATCTTCCCCTTCCTAGAACGCCCGGATCAGGTCGCCTCCAGGAAGACTTCATGGAAGGTTTGAGGACTCCCTCAAGACAGAGGCTCGGACGAGATGCGGAAGGCACACCGAGGCAACTGGCCCCTCCTGCCACACCTGACATTCCCTCCTGCAGCCCAGCCAGTGAGGCAGGAAGTGAGAACAGCATCAACATGGCCGCCCATACCCTCATGATACTGTCTCGTGCCGCCAGAACAGGAGGGCCCTTAAAAGACAGTCTGCGTCAGGAGGAAGCTGGTTTAGCTAAAACCAGTGCTTCCAAAGGGAAGAAACGCAAGCATACAGAACCAAGTCCTTCAGCGAAGAAAGAACTGCAACTTTCTGGTTCATCAGGCAGTAAAAAGAAATCAAAG AAGCAGAAGAAACTGCTGGACTCTTTTCCTCATGACCTAGATGTCGACAAGTTCCTGTCATCCCTCCATTATGATGAATGA
- the npat gene encoding protein NPAT isoform X1: MLLPSDVARLVLGYLQQEGLSSTSRAFILESPNLREYAEHSSDDGAIPACVFSLFGKNLTTILNEYVAARAKETCQENQIPAMMTSLWKKLDFTLNQIKSMQNSPAVQQIQRLRTQNSIQNRRCQRNLSTSQTSSTEGLSVSTPRNCVASPIAAPQGMLGHSTPVCYTSQQTRPSTLSLSQPGDSTLQIILPDQRFTPGPLSPARRKCDSPRRRGGGQSGTSRSSAVPSTLSVETQSQEAVTENLSQMVIENAREKILNDRSLQEKLAENINKILASSDNSPQISKAACSAVEQEQSIDEILGLQGEIHMTDDAIQDILEHTESDPAFQALFDLFDYGKTKTAEDSEPAGESFSNSTQESDETGHADSATDTGTGHEDSTSGTETTTRKLRSKNVPELKNKKKSSVSPNTGRLATASQSRSLRKRTEATKGSTPAKKGTSKSKVSVCDKQTRPSCSKSKRQLNNKADIQSTSSASLSEEGTSMVIDEQSDEMSETLSPQKVFQPVLQESSSINSKATNVKTSKGTSASSIHAKPTPGVAAEAEKQGTALLSAKQNCSTPVAPKISGQSTVESLLHKQTHNTDVLNKISSQQPATNKVFLPATEGNDTGLKQTMLSTSKGINPPSAATPTPSATACVPQSQTTAEPDPNKIVALKIIISDEQEEQNNESALNQAVSSISEERIPTIFLSSPAKSPAKVLSAPTSSITPEETAQAVSSLQGVDATGAPILSIQNAPQPSPARPLSVAGQETGFIQLLSTNTAIGGQSSFFVVTDPTVAQGSASSASQLVATPPRSRAVVTMAANVSQTFSPASAIIISSPVQPVLQNMAVPVSVFGQSNTGNVTVLPNQMLALPGPTLVNQPARGVAKPKLMPKDSADLGKNGKHGSNQVSNSSQSSEQVKTASGASPSHRRILCFDETTGQANTASTCASSGVQDRSRTGQIQPCSLASSGAQKRDSSGTRDSQKAVVHQQQKEHKKSMQNEINTNQAAGVSISPNNSTQQDLQSQLVSNREANLTVSQDTSQSLKCTTQPTSHKPTTVRKDTSQKESLQVTPQKSPEEPPKISTSQDSPGITANKENEVDGDQRQLAAPSAPTARPSTPVSQSMSNKPSSKTSPLTKQAIEMLQDIQSQSPTATTPRRKGTGCLDLPLPRTPGSGRLQEDFMEGLRTPSRQRLGRDAEGTPRQLAPPATPDIPSCSPASEAGSENSINMAAHTLMILSRAARTGGPLKDSLRQEEAGLAKTSASKGKKRKHTEPSPSAKKELQLSGSSGSKKKSKKQKKLLDSFPHDLDVDKFLSSLHYDE, encoded by the exons ATGCTGCTACCTTCAGATGTGGCGAGACTCGTACTCG GATACCTTCAGCAGGAAGGACTGAGTTCCACAAGTCGAGCATTTATACTGGAAAGTCCTAATTTGAGGGAATATGCTGAACACAGCTCTGATGATGGAGCTATCCCTGCCTGCGTGTTT TCTCTTTTTGGAAAAAACCTGACCACGATTTTAAATGAATATGTTGCTGCTAGAGCGAAAG AAACATGTCAGGAGAATCAGATACCAGCCATGATGACATCTTTATGGAAAAAGCTGGATTTTACACTAAACCAGATAAA ATCGATGCAAAACTCTCCTGCTGTTCAACAAATACAGAGAC TCCGAACCCAGAACAGCATTCAGAACAGGCGATGTCAGAGAAATCTGTCCACATCTCAGACTTCTAGCACAGAGGGTCTGTCAGTATCGACTCCTAGAAACTGTGTTGCCAGTCCAATCGCAGCTCCTCAGGGCATGCTTGGACACTCCACCCCAGTTTGCTACACTTCCCAGCAGACCAGACCCTCAACCCTAAGCCTCTCTCAACCAG GAGACTCAACTTTACAAATAATACTGCCTGATCAAAGATTTACCCCAGGACCTCTCTCTCCAGCACGCAGGAAATG TGACTCACCTAGGCGAAGGGGTGGAGGCCAGAGTGGAACTAGTAGAAGCTCTGCAGTTCCCAGCACCCTCAGTGTGGAAACACAGAGCCAGGAGGCAGTGACCGAGAACTTATCT CAAATGGTGATTGAAAATGCACGAGAAAAAATTCTCAATGACAGATCCTTGCAAGAAAAACTAGCTGAGAATATCAACAAAATCTTGgcaag CAGTGATAACAGCCCCCAGATATCGAAGGCAGCTTGCAGCGCAGTGGAGCAGGAGCAGTCGATAGATGAAATACTGGGTCTGCAG GGAGAAATCCATATGACTGATGATGCCATCCAAGACATTCTCGAGCACACTGAGTCAGACCCTGCCTTTCAGGCTCTGTTTGATCTCTTCGATTATG gaaaaactaaaacagctGAAGACAGTGAGCCAGCTGGTGAAAGTTTCAGCAACAGTACTCAGGAAAGTGATGAGACTGGCCATGCAGACAGTGCTACAGACACAG GCACTGGACACGAAGACTCAACATCAGGAACTGAGACTACCACAAGAAAACTAAGGAGCAAGAATGTTCCAGaattgaaaaacaaaaagaagtcaTCTGTTTCTCCCAACACAGGCAGACTGGCTACAGCTTCTCAGTCACGTTCACTGCGAAAGAGAACAGAAGCTACAAAAGGAAGTACACCAGCAAAAAAAGGAACCAGCAAGAGCAAAGTTTCAGTCTGTGATAAACAGACAAGACCCTCTTGCTCTAAATCTAAAAGGCAGTTAAACAACAAAGCTGATATACAATCCACATCAAGTGCCTCTCTGTCTGAGGAAGGAACAAGCATGGTAATAGATGAACAGTCAGACGAAATGTCTGAAACACTTAGTCCTCAGAAAGTTTTCCAGCCAGTCCTTCAGGAGAGCTCTAGTATTAACAGCAAGGCCACCAATGTGAAGACCAGTAAAGGAACCTCAGCATCTAGCATCCATGCGAAACCCACTCCTGGTGTTGCAGCAGAAGCAGAGAAGCAGGGAACTGCACTATTATCTGCAAAACAAAACTGTTCCACACCTGTAGCACCTAAAATTTCAGGCCAAAGCACAGTTGAATCTTTActccacaaacaaacacacaacactgATGTTCTAAACAAAATATCATCTCAGCAGCCTGCAACAAATAAGGTTTTTCTACCTGCCACTGAAGGGAATGATACAGGCCTTAAACAAACCATGCTCAGCACTTCAAAAGGTATTAATCCTCCTTCTGCAGCCACTCCCACTCCATCTGCAACAGCCTGTGTTCCTCAGTCCCAAACCACAGCAGAGCCCGACCCTAATAAGATAGTGGCTCTGAAAATCATCATCAGTGACGAGCAGGAAGAACAGAACAACGAGTCTGCTCTAAACCAGGCTGTTTCCAGCATCAGCGAAGAACGTATCCCAACCATCTTCCTTTCATCCCCTGCTAAATCTCCAGCCAAGGTCCTGTCTGCTCCAACCTCCTCCATAACTCCAGAGGAGACTGCACAGGCAGTCAGCAGTTTACAGGGCGTTGATGCCACTGGAGCACCAATATTAAGCATCCAGAACGCTCCGCAGCCTTCCCCGGCCCGTCCACTGAGCGTGGCTGGTCAGGAGACAGGCTTCATCCAGCTGTTATCTACCAACACAGCAATTGGAGGACAAAGCAGCTTTTTTGTTGTGACTGATCCAACTGTTGCACAAGGATCAGCATCTTCTGCATCGCAGCTGGTGGCTACACCACCTCGATCACGAGCTGTTGTGACCATGGCTGCAAATGTATCTCAGACCTTCTCACCTG caTCAGCCATCATCATTTCCTCCCCAGTTCAGCCTGTGCTACAGAATATGGCAGTTCCAGTGTCTGTATTTGGGCAGAGCAACACAGGAAATGTTACAGTGCTACCCAATCAG ATGTTGGCTTTGCCTGGTCCAACATTGGTGAACCAACCTGCCAGGGGTGTGGCAAAACCCAAACTGATGCCTAAGGACAGTGCTGACCTGG gaaaaaatggaaaacatGGATCCAATCAGGTTTCCAACTCCTCTCAAAGTTCAGAGCAGGTAAAGACAGCTAGTGGAGCAAGTCCTTCTCATCGGAGAATACTTTGCTTTGATGAAACGACTGGCCAAGCAAATACAGCAAGCACTTGCGCTTCCTCTGGTGTACAAGACCGATCAAGGACAGGCCAGATCCAGCCTTGTAGTTTGGCCAGCAGTGGTGCGCAGAAGAGGGATAGTTCAGGAACGAGAGACTCTCAGAAAGCTGTTGTTCATCAGCAGCAAAAAGAGCATAAAAAAAGCATGCAGAATGAAATTAATACCAATCAAGCTGCAGGTGTCAGCATTTCCCCAAACAATTCCACACAGCAAGATCTGCAGTCACAGCTTGTGTCGAATAGGGAAGCTAACTTAACTGTATCACAAGACACAAGCCAGAGTTTAAAGTGTACCACTCAACCTACAAGCCACAAACCTACCACAGTCAGGAAAGACACTTCACAAAAAGAATCTCTTCAAGTAACTCCTCAGAAATCACCAGAGGAACCTCCCAAGATCAGCACTTCACAGGACTCTCCCGGCATCACTGCAAACAAGGAGAACGAGGTAGATGGAGATCAACGTCAATTAGCAGCACCTTCAGCACCTACAGCACGACCCTCTACACCTGTATCTCAAAGCATGTCTAATAAACCTTCTAGCAAGACCAGTCCACTCACCAAGCAGGCCATAGAGATGCTGCAGGACATACAGAGCCAAAGTCCTACTGCCACCACACCCAGGAGGAAAGGAACTGGCTGCTTGGATCTTCCCCTTCCTAGAACGCCCGGATCAGGTCGCCTCCAGGAAGACTTCATGGAAGGTTTGAGGACTCCCTCAAGACAGAGGCTCGGACGAGATGCGGAAGGCACACCGAGGCAACTGGCCCCTCCTGCCACACCTGACATTCCCTCCTGCAGCCCAGCCAGTGAGGCAGGAAGTGAGAACAGCATCAACATGGCCGCCCATACCCTCATGATACTGTCTCGTGCCGCCAGAACAGGAGGGCCCTTAAAAGACAGTCTGCGTCAGGAGGAAGCTGGTTTAGCTAAAACCAGTGCTTCCAAAGGGAAGAAACGCAAGCATACAGAACCAAGTCCTTCAGCGAAGAAAGAACTGCAACTTTCTGGTTCATCAGGCAGTAAAAAGAAATCAAAG AAGCAGAAGAAACTGCTGGACTCTTTTCCTCATGACCTAGATGTCGACAAGTTCCTGTCATCCCTCCATTATGATGAATGA